The Argentina anserina chromosome 5, drPotAnse1.1, whole genome shotgun sequence genome includes the window CGGCACCATGAGGCGGAGGCCGCACTCGACCTGGTCGACCTTCTGCGCGAGGGAGTTGGAAGGGCTGCGCCACGCGGTGGCGACGTGTCAGGGGCGGTGGTCGGTGAGCTGGACGACGAGGGTGCCGGAGGAGGTTGGTGAAGAGGTAGGGGTGGAGGTCGGCGAGCCAGAGGAAGGGCTTCTCGAGAGGGTTGCGCCAGTCGGGGATGAGGATCTGGGCGACGTCGTGGTGGGCGGCGGCGTCGAGGGAGTCGTAGTAGGACTGGAAGTGGCGGTGGAGGGCGTCGACGTGGAGGGAGAGGTGGGGGAGGTGTGACGTGTCGGAGAGGGATTGGTGGAGGGAGGGGAGGAGGGAGGTCTTGAGGGTGGTGAACCATTCGGTGTAGTAGTCTTTGAAGAGCGGCGGGCCTTTCTTGGCGCGGCCGCCGAAGAGTCCCACGGCTTTCAGCATCTTGCAGATTCTTGctgctttctttcttcttggtgtgttttgttttgggGGAGAAAGAAAGGTTCAGAGCTGGAGGGAAAGGGAAGGATTTTAAAGGGGCGATGGAGCTTTAATTAATATTCTTCTGTAAAAACATTAGGGCCCAAGAAGAGAAGCAAAACTAAGGACTAGCGGCCCAAATAAAATCTAGGGAGGGGTACAATTGTCTTTTACTAACGTATGAAGCGATGGGCATGATTGTGTTGGAAGTTGGAGCGGGGTCTGTGTGGAGATCAAAGAAGGGGAAGTGACGACGGCGACGATAAATTCTTTGGTTTTGTCCGGGTTGGTTTTTGATGCCTCGGTACTGGGCTAGATTTGAACGAGTAGGGCGCTGCTACTATGTCGCAAACATGGTCAGAGCTTCTCTAGTGGTGGCTTGCATCGAAGATCGACGATCCCGTGATCGAAAGACAGCGGAGATTTGGTTATTCACAGCTTGTTATTTCTCTGCATATTCAAGGGAGGTGGACCTGGGTCATTGTGCCTGGGTTGGGTCAATTAGGTTGTTTAGGTGGGCTTGGGTCTTTTAACCCAAGTctgtttactttttttttgttttctagttTTTAAGTGGTTTTTCTCGTCCCTGCTCATTGAGCGTGGGTTCCGGCTTTCGTTTGGTATGGTATAATCGTGTCGTTGAGTGCACATGTTTATGGTGCATGTCATTTCCAAAGATTATTTAAaagttggtttttttttgtgtcaaTGTAATAGGGAGTTTGTTTATGCAAATATGTCGGAGATTTTGGTATGTGATGATTAGAGCAATTCTCTTCTTGTGATTAGCGGCGAGTATGTTATCAACTACTTTTAGAATCAGGTTTTTTATTGGTTCGGAATTAAGCCTTCTTGGCTCATGTCTATTGCTTTTGCGATAGTCCTGTGACTAGTTTTGTTACTCGGACGGAATGTGGGGAATTTAATTCCACCACCGAGTGTTCAtctattgtaattttttttggttatatatatatatatatatatttttcgtaAAAAAAAATGACATCTACTTCATCcaacaaaatttcataaatgaaaattatCATTAACGAATTCGCCTATCTTCACAAGTCGAACCATTTTGAACCATTATTATTAATATTCTTCATTAAGATTTTATTAGTTAACCAAACATGTCACATAACACAACCGCCTTATCCGACAACGATAAACTGAGAGATGACTAAAACGTCCTAGTCTAAGTCTTATCCACCCTTCAGTTTCTCAACCCACCCCATGAATTTCTCCTTACATTTTCCCAAATGACCAGACGAAGACTCATTCTTGCCCATCAAAACAACTTcatgatgaaaaagaaaaggaggagGCGCCAAAAAAAGGTAAATTGACCACCGACATTGACGGGTCAAGCGCAGTTAAAAGAAATCTCCCAGGAGTCCcagccaacaaaaaagacagttaaaaagtttttttaaaacaaaaacaccaTTAAAGCAACTCCTCCGCTTCCATTAACGGCGGAACTGAGACGAAgttaatttcgtaaaaaacCCAATTTTCCACGCTTGACACTCACCGCCATGGAGGAGAGCCACACTCCACCGTAAATCCAAAACTACCCAAAACTCCAAATCTCTCACTTCTCCATTTCTCATTCCTCTCTCCACCATGGCCTGCAACTTTTCTTCACTTCTCCcattcctcctcctcttcttcttcgctTTGGTTACTTCCGATCCCCTAATAGATGAAGCCGAAACAAACCCAACCGACTGCGCCGACCGTTGGATCCACATCCGACGCCTCCCCTCCACTTTCAATCTCGATCTCCTCTCCAACTGCTCCGCCTACCCCATTTTCGGCGACTTCTGCCCCTTCCTACCCAACCACGGCCTCGGCCACAAGACCCACAACCTCTCCCAGAGCTGGTACCGCACCGACTCCCTCATGATGGAGCTCATTTTCCACCGTCGGATGCTCGAGTATCCCTGCCTGACGTCAGATCCCGCCCAGGCTGACGCCGTGTATCTCCCGTACTATTCGGGAATTGACGCAATGAAGTACCTCTACGGCCCCGAAGTCAACTCCAGCGCCGATCAGGGGCTAGAGTTGTACCGCTTTTTGCGGGAGGAGGATTCGCCGGAGGTGTGGGGCCGGCACTCGGGTCATGATCATTTTATGGTCATGGCCCGTCCCGCCTGGGACTTCTCCCAGCCGTTGGATTCCGACCCGCCGACTTGGGGGACGTCGCTATTAGAGCTGCCGCAGTTTTTCAACGTCACGGCCCTGACGGTGGAGGCACGCGCCTGGCCGTGGCAGGAGCAGGCCGTGCCTTATCCGACGTCGTTTCATCCGCCGAATTTGTCGTTGCTCCAGAGCTGGATACAGAGGACAAGAAGGTCAAAGCGCACTTGCTTGATGATGTTTGCCGGCGGCGGAGGCGTGGGGTCGGGTAGCCCCAATATTAGGCGGAGTATTAGGAGCGAGTGCGAGAATAGCACGAGCAATGTGACACACAATGTCCACGGGAACGGCTTGTACGGCGGGGCCGGCGGGTATCTGAAGCTGTGTGACGTTGTGGATTGCTCTAATGGGATTTGTGAGCATGATCCTATTAGGTTCATGAAGCCAATGCTGCAGGCGAGTTTCTGTCTGCAGCCACCTGGGGACACCCCGACGAGAAGGTCTATTTTCGACAGCATTCTCGCGGGGTGTATCCCCGTGCTCTTCGAGGATATGTCCGCGAGAACACAGTACGGGTGGCACATGCCGGCGGATCAGTACCCCGAGTTTTCGGTGTATATACCGAAGGAGGATGTGGTGTTCGGAGACACAAGGATTCTGGACGTGCTTAGGAATATACCAAGAGCTAAGGTTAGGAAAATGAGGGAGAAGGTGTTGGGGCTGATACCAAGGATCATGTATAGAAAGCATGGGAGTTCTATGGGATTAAGAACTAAGAAAGATGCTTTCGACATTGCGATTGAAGGTGTGTTGCAGAGGGTCAGGTCTAGGGTTCATAGAGGTCAAGTTTTTGTTCGGTAACATAGTTGAATTTTTTTGCTTTCAATTGTTGTCATTATGAAGTGTAATTATTAACTTGCTTAGTCTTTGTTTAGATATTAATGTGtcctacttgattcaatttcaaGAGCCTCTTCTGTATGGAAATGTTCAATAGAGATACATATTACTGTCTTGGTTTAAGCATCAGAATTGTTATTCTAGACATGGCTTGTGACTCAAGAAACAAATAGATTATTGGACTGGAGGAAAAGAATACAAATTTTATTGAAGGTGTCAAAGCTAAGAAGTAAGAAAAAGGCAAACAAACAAATGGGAGCTGAGGTTTGTTcatttgatgatgatgttgataCATGAGAAATGTGAAGCAAGAATTGCAAAACTGCGCTTCGTAGCATATACTCTTCTTTCTATTGACAAGAGGATGAGATTTTCAGCCCCATCTTAAAATAGCCGAACCCCATGTGAGACCTGCTCCAAAGCCTGCAGCTGCTATTGTATGGCCTGGTTTCACCTTGCCACTTCTTACAGATTCATCTAATGCCAAAGGAATCGAAGCGGCACTTGTATTACCGTAGTTCGCCAAATTAGAAATAACCTGTTCTGATGGGATATCCAAGCGACTAGAAACTGCATCAAGAATCCTCTGGTTTGCCTGCAATCATTTAACTCGGTCATAATCCATTCTATCCTATACCTGTtatcaggaaaaaaaaaatttacaccAACAAGCTTGCTACCATACAATTAGGAAACCGCCTAGGAAATTATCTTGGGTAAAAAGTTCCAGGTTAGAGAGAAGAACTAAGCAATTTCACACATCCTCTATCATGAGTATAACTATAATGTCAAAGTTGTTAtttacgttttttttttctcaaaaacaaaaaatgtcaAAGTTGTTTGCCTTTTGATATGGACAGACTCCTCTTTTATTACTCAGGGGTTTTACTTAGACAGTAGAGCAGAGCAATCATTCAACCATCTAAACTCAGATCCCCGAGGAATGTGAACAGATATCTTTTGTCCATACCTGATGGAGCAGTAACCAATCAATGCTAGATGCAGGGATTCCAGCATTTGCAAGTGAATTCTCGATTGATTGTGGCACACATCGACATGCAAACCGAAATACCTCTTTTCCATTCATTTGAACACAAGAATATGAAGATCGTCTTGGAGGGAAGCCTAAGACTGAACCATTAGAACCCAATTCACTATCTGTTTCATTTCCTTTGAACGTAGCGTTTAGATGTCTGCAATTAGAGACAGAGAGTCATCAATCACATATGACTGGGGAAAATTGAGAATAAGTGCAAGTTATAACCAGCAGGAAAACTGTGAAATATGGCAATTGATAAAATAGTGAAGaactgaaaaagaatgaagatAAGACGTGCCTGCTTCCGTCACCATTACTATGAACGTCAAAACCAAGTAAGAAATCCTCCTCAATGTCAGAGGCCTACACATAATGCAGTGATAAATACGTGGATGAAATATTAAGCAAATACATGTCAAGTAGTGCCATAAAGTAACCTGTACTAAAACAGCCCCAGCAGCATCTCCAAAGAGAATACAGGTTCCTCTGTCGGACCAGTCGACAAACCGAGAAAGAGCATCAGCTCCAATAACTAGAACATTCTTGAATCCACCTCCTGTAGTTTGTGCAAACCAGTTTAATCAATCGAGCATCTAATTAACAGTTGTCTCATATCAAAGTAAATTCCTTACCTCTAATGTGACAAGCAGCTGATACTAAACCCAATACAAATCCACTACAGGCAGCTGTAATATCATAGGACAAGGGGTTCTTTCTGCAGCCAAGTGCTTTTTGAACCTGAAGTTGCAGCAATATGAGATTACAAACTCTAGCAGTAACGATACTGAATAGATCATTATAAGCACTTGGGCAGCGAAATCTTGTAAGCAAGATTATTATCTAAGTCATTTACAATATAGCCTAACTGGCACAAAAGTTTACGGGAAAACTAAAGGAAATAACTTGTAAGTCAAGACATCCCAGCTTTAGCAAATGATTGAGCCAAGCACACCAAAAGCAATGCTAAGTTCAAGAGGCACACACAATAACCAGATTACTTGGCCAATACAAGCTCATTTCTTGAAAATTCGTCAAGTTAGTTTAGTTAAGGGAAAGAACATTGGGAGGTTTTCAgaatataattgtaatcaggCAAAGAAAGTTCATCAAGAATCAAATTGCCATTTTCAAGTCTATGATCAAGACTTCCAGCCCTACAAAAAAGACTATACCAGAGTAGTCATCCCCGGCTCAGGCTAGATGCTTTTATTCAAGTTCATACTCCAGAACCTGATGCTGGAAAGAGACAGTCAAATCTAGATACTGCACTAAGTAGCTTTACAAGCAAAAGAGACTACATGTGATAAACATGTTGAATCAAACAAATTAAGCTGACTGACATTGCTCAGATGTGAAATGGTTGACCAAAACAATCAATTAGAGTTCTAGGTCCAGAGTATGACATCTAAAACCCAATAACGATCAAATACATattgttaaatatatatgatgcaaGTAACATTATAGATACAATTCTTTAAACGCACCCACATACCCATACAATACGAGGTGAATTACATGAAAGGGAACACGAGTAAAATGCTTAGACACAGTTGTTCACAAGAAAGCAAGAAACAAATTCTGTCCCAACTAAAACCCTTCTAAAACTGCGCAACTCAATCAATGATGTCTCCATTTCTTCTTATATAAAcgcttatttgttttatattcaACTCAACTCAAATTTAAATATCTTCAGCCACTGTGAATCAGGTTATCCAACACAATTAGTCTCAATGAAGGtagaaaatgaaactaataaagacttttaaaaaaaattaaaactgaAGTTATCTTTTAAAGACATAGCTCAATCCTTCATATACGACCacttaataatattattattctATGCCAACAAATAATGTATATACCTGAGGAGCCCCGCCAAAAAGATCATCAGGTGTAGAGGTGCACATCAAGATTAAGTCCACATCATCGGCATCAACCTGTGCCATCTCAAGAGCTTTCCTTGCTGCCTCAGCTGCTAATAAGGTTAAGCTTTCTTTGCCTGTAAATAATTCACATTAGGATGATGTCATTATCCAGAGAAGATAACTTTAAAATCTCCAGCACCATAAACTCAAGGACTAATAAagacaatatatataacagtTAATATATCCACCAAAGCCATGAGAAGAACCTCTCTCAGATAATATACCAGCAAAATTTACCAGCTAAAACCCCATTGTATTCTTCATCACTTAAGCATTCCAAATAGCATTGGGAAAACCAATAACTACACAGATATTCTTTAACAGGGATGATACATGCAGCTAGCTAACCTAATTGACCGTGGGTAAGCCAATACTGATTAAGCTGAGTGGCTTTTCCTATATTGAGCATGCACACTGTAATTAAGAGACTCAGCTTAAGCAAGCAATGCCACCTCATATGGTTTAATGATGTCAAACATATCAACactcatgcatgcatatcGTATGTTTAAGGTAGTAGCACAAGCACGAGATTAAGAGGCTCAGTGCATGGTAAACAACTAAACAACCTCAGATTGCTCATATTTACTAGATTTATGACATTTTATCATGCAGAGTGTACGAACTGACCTGAAATAACTCGTCGATTACGAATCCCAGTGCGAACAGATATCCATTCATCGTTAGTGTCTACTATTTTTGAAAGCTCGTCATTTGAAATCTTAAGACTGGGAACGGCTGAGCCACACCCGGCTAACTTGCAGCCTCTACTGACAAGCCTGTAAAGTATATTTTTCAAGCATTGAATATAGGCACAGAAATCTATAATCAGGCTGATTGTCATTTACTAGTTTGAACTCGCATCCAAATAACCAAAACACAATATGAATACCAACATGACTAATGTTCCAGGACACCATGTTTAGTATATAGAATACATAGCCATACAGAAAGCATAGCAATGCAATGGGAAGACACGACAAAAAAGCATATTATAACATAACCAGATGACAACAGGCAAGATGAAAATCTCTATCAACTGATCATAACccaaaaagaagaataaaCTGATCCGTtagagtttgaaaaaaaatcatgataCAAGCAAACCCAAAATAACATTATGATACTGTACCAGTGTAACCTCATGCATAAAGTGCCAACAATCTCCGCATAATTATGAGGTCTACCTTCTGGTATAAATAATGAGACCCAGTTGCGCAGGCCTGTTCATCTCCTTCATAGAACTTAGTCTAATAAACTCTGAGCTCTTCTAGACTACATCAGTCGAAATGCTGGATAACCTAGAAGCTCACGCCCACagagatttttatttttcttgtcgTTAGCACTTCTAGCAGAATTCAGTACATATGCTGGATAAGCTAGAATGCTCACCCACAAATTGACTTACATGAGAGAGATTATTGAACTTCATACTATTGTACCCTCACATTAGTCCTCCATACTATAATGTTGTCccaaaaaataaagataaatTTGCTAACCAAGTAACTGACGCACCTTGTGACTAACCTTCAAAAGGTCATTTTAACAATAAGTTCAGTAGAACCAGACTCCCTACTTCTTTGGTGTTGTAAAATTGTTTGTACTTGTAAACAGAAGTCACTCCTAATTTTGGTGCAAACTGGCAAATAAGGTAAACTAATATTGCAATGACCTCAGTCTTCCTCACTCCAAAATACATTGCAACTGATATACGATCAGATTACGTGTGTGTCAAATACTCCTCCCTTTCAATTAAGATAGAATCAGTACAACCTGTGACTGATAATGTATCAGAGCCTCAAAGGTTTTGAATTTGCTCTTGttcatttgcaaaactctataGTGCAAAGCCGGCAACACAGAAATTCCAGCACAGAAGCTCATAATAGCTTACGGCTCAAGTACATGAAATCTACATAGTATACATTATACACATATTTGAGAATTCAATCTCCATCTTTCCAACACTAAGTACCTATGCATTGACATTCTTTCTGGATCAACAATCACGCTAAGCAAAACAAACATTTGCATTAAGTGCAAAGATCATTAAAACCAATCAACCAATGCTCAGCACTCCAATAGTCCAAGTAAAACGCAGCTACAAACTACAACCCAATTCATCATACAACAAGGGCCAAATGGAAACAGGGAGCTGAAGTAGTGAACTGACCTGAGAGCTCTAGATTCAGAAGAGGAGGAAGCTCCAGCTTGCTTCTCAGCGCTGGAGCAGAACACTACCCTCCTGGAGATTCCCTCAGGGGCGCGAAACCCAGATCCAAAAATGGCCAATGAAGGCCGAACCTTCCTCCTCAGACTCGGAACTGAAGGAGTAGTGAAGAACCCAGATGCATTTGCCATATTCTAACAGAGCTCTGAAAACCCAGACAGATTGAAAGGCGGAGAGATTGGATAAAAGGTGAGATCTTTGAGCTAGAAAATGAGAAACAGAAGCATGCAAAGAGAGCAGTGGACGAAACCCATGAATTAAAGAGGCGTGACGGAGACACAGAGAGACCCTTCTTTCTTCGGAGGCTCCAAAGCTCGGACCTTTAAAGAAAGAAGTAATTGAAATGAACGTGGGCGATTATGTCAAACCCAAATTGAGCAGACTCCAATGCTTAAAGCCTTAAAGtccgtctctctctctctctctgtctgcCCGCCCTTGTGAACAAGCAAAGCAGAGGTGAGAGAGTGAGTCAGGttcagaagagagagagagagagagagagagagagagagtagggAGTCATGTAAATGCTTTGGTTTGGCTCTGTGTCACCAATTTTCAAGGTGCTGTTTTTATAACAAAATCCAGTGGGCACTTGCCCGGGGGTTTGTGTTaagatgaaagaaacacagagcTAAACTAGTTTTAGTTGTACTTCCATGTCTCACATCCATCACTACTTCCATTTGGGAATTGCTAGCTAACTGTTAGTTGTTGAGTTGTTGTGCATCTTTATTGTGAAATTTGGGATCAATTCCAATGGGAGAAGGCAGCATTCCAAAGATCAAATTTAAATCATTCCCTTCgattttcaaaaaagaaaaaaaatcataatatGACATTgaagaacaataaaagaagGCTAGAATAAAGTGATTTTACATTTGATATCTAAATCCGTGTAAAATGAAATTGACCCAATGTTACATTATATATGGTGCAAATTAAAAATCATATTAGAGAAACGTAACATTATTTTAACATATGAATTCAGGAAAATCATTACTTTGCTCTCTATTATGAAAATTAGGCAAGCTAGGATTGAGTTTTTAACTTTTGATACGAGCTAGTAATTTGGGTTTGGTGAAACATGTTCGGCTAATAGAGTAATAGCACAAGTATTCGATAACACTTATTTGCTCTTTGTTTCTTATTTGCAATCTCAAGTTTCCTTACCAATATTTTACCAACATCCTGATTAGTGATTAGACTGGAAAATTCTTACCAAGCGTGGCAATCGTTGCAACATTATAACTAAAGTTCTTTGGTAGATTTAGCCAAATCTTTATATATTACACATATCCTTTTGGCTGAAGCTTTGGGTTTGAGAGTTGCTATTCTTACTGCATATGGGCATCGGTGAGCCGTGGTCTGGTTGGTAGTTTAACTAACAACGTTGAGGTCATGAGTTCAAACCGCATTAACATATGTAACGGTGTGTGAGTTATTTAATAAAAAGGACCAAACTTAAAGTTGAGGATgattataaaattctcattGACTCTATCAATAACTACACTCATTGACGTATCATAATAGTCATCAATAATATTAGTTGTCTTGTCAAAAACTTCACTCCAATTACTTTTACTCACATTTAGCGTGAAATAAACTTTCGCAAATGTGATTGTCGACATTGGTCACTCTAACCTTGTTGTTGGTTGGCATATATATGCTTTTCCACTATCTTCCATCACTATTTTTAGTTtcaatttccatgttttagatTGTAGGACTTCTCTTTGTAATCTTGTTCTTTCCTTTTCGTTGTAATGTCTTTT containing:
- the LOC126794055 gene encoding 3-oxoacyl-[acyl-carrier-protein] synthase 3 A, chloroplastic, which codes for MANASGFFTTPSVPSLRRKVRPSLAIFGSGFRAPEGISRRVVFCSSAEKQAGASSSSESRALRLVSRGCKLAGCGSAVPSLKISNDELSKIVDTNDEWISVRTGIRNRRVISGKESLTLLAAEAARKALEMAQVDADDVDLILMCTSTPDDLFGGAPQVQKALGCRKNPLSYDITAACSGFVLGLVSAACHIRGGGFKNVLVIGADALSRFVDWSDRGTCILFGDAAGAVLVQASDIEEDFLLGFDVHSNGDGSRHLNATFKGNETDSELGSNGSVLGFPPRRSSYSCVQMNGKEVFRFACRCVPQSIENSLANAGIPASSIDWLLLHQANQRILDAVSSRLDIPSEQVISNLANYGNTSAASIPLALDESVRSGKVKPGHTIAAAGFGAGLTWGSAILRWG
- the LOC126794053 gene encoding probable xyloglucan galactosyltransferase GT19 produces the protein MACNFSSLLPFLLLFFFALVTSDPLIDEAETNPTDCADRWIHIRRLPSTFNLDLLSNCSAYPIFGDFCPFLPNHGLGHKTHNLSQSWYRTDSLMMELIFHRRMLEYPCLTSDPAQADAVYLPYYSGIDAMKYLYGPEVNSSADQGLELYRFLREEDSPEVWGRHSGHDHFMVMARPAWDFSQPLDSDPPTWGTSLLELPQFFNVTALTVEARAWPWQEQAVPYPTSFHPPNLSLLQSWIQRTRRSKRTCLMMFAGGGGVGSGSPNIRRSIRSECENSTSNVTHNVHGNGLYGGAGGYLKLCDVVDCSNGICEHDPIRFMKPMLQASFCLQPPGDTPTRRSIFDSILAGCIPVLFEDMSARTQYGWHMPADQYPEFSVYIPKEDVVFGDTRILDVLRNIPRAKVRKMREKVLGLIPRIMYRKHGSSMGLRTKKDAFDIAIEGVLQRVRSRVHRGQVFVR
- the LOC126794061 gene encoding LOW QUALITY PROTEIN: protein INAPERTURATE POLLEN1 (The sequence of the model RefSeq protein was modified relative to this genomic sequence to represent the inferred CDS: inserted 2 bases in 1 codon; substituted 1 base at 1 genomic stop codon) — encoded protein: MLKAVGLFGGRAKKGPPLFKDYYTEWFTTLKTSLLPSLHQSLSDTSHLPHLSLHVDALHRHFQSYYDSLDAAAHHDVAQILIPDWRNPLEKPFLWLADLHPYLFTNLLRXTLVVQLTDHRPXHVATAWRSPSNSLAQKVDQVECGLRLMVPALAARAREAQAAFVERVARNWEPYDGGKKEAARAVVAEAVEEMVGVVVDANRLRRSVLAEILGAISVYQAGLFLEGLAQFLVGFRNPELLAQFDQCKTPLSKQCRLAI